A single Parabacteroides timonensis DNA region contains:
- a CDS encoding sigma-54-dependent transcriptional regulator, giving the protein MGKVLIIDDEKQILNLLSRIIELEGYEVLQASCCKAGLKQLEQYSPEVVLCDVRLPDGSGVELVTELKKLRPLSEVILLTAHGNIPDGVQAIKNGAFDYITKGDDNNKILPLIAKATEKATAAYCLAKVSKSPVGQQYSFNTIVGKSPAIQEAIALAQKVAQTDVPVLLTGETGTGKEVFAQSIHQASSRQGKAFVAINCSSFSRDLLESEMFGHKAGAFTGAMKDTKGLFEEANNGTIFLDEIGEMAFDLQAKLLRILETGEFIKIGDTRPIKVNVRIIAATNRDLSKEIAEGHFREDLFYRLSVFQIHLPPLREHIEDIPLHIKSFVDSLSTKMGKAIQTISPEYINILKQHSWKGNVRELRNVVERSLIIADGNMLTPDSLPLNLQHPEITSTGSYSGFDLSGVEKVHIQKVLKYTNGNKTETSRLLGIGLTTLYRKIEEYKL; this is encoded by the coding sequence ATGGGAAAAGTATTGATCATTGACGACGAGAAACAGATTTTAAATTTACTGTCACGTATTATTGAACTGGAGGGTTATGAAGTCCTTCAGGCTTCCTGTTGCAAAGCAGGATTAAAACAACTGGAACAGTATAGTCCGGAAGTCGTATTGTGTGACGTTCGACTACCCGACGGAAGTGGCGTGGAGTTGGTTACAGAATTGAAGAAGTTGCGCCCTCTTTCCGAAGTGATCTTATTGACTGCACACGGAAATATACCGGATGGCGTGCAAGCCATAAAGAACGGAGCTTTTGATTATATAACTAAAGGCGACGACAATAATAAAATTCTTCCTTTGATCGCTAAGGCAACGGAAAAAGCAACGGCTGCCTATTGTCTGGCAAAAGTATCAAAATCCCCTGTAGGTCAACAGTATTCGTTTAATACAATTGTTGGAAAGTCTCCGGCTATTCAGGAAGCGATTGCATTAGCCCAAAAAGTAGCTCAGACCGATGTTCCCGTTTTGCTGACTGGCGAAACAGGTACTGGTAAAGAAGTCTTTGCACAATCCATCCATCAGGCTAGCAGTCGACAGGGGAAAGCGTTTGTGGCAATCAACTGTTCATCTTTCAGTCGTGATTTATTGGAGAGTGAAATGTTTGGCCATAAAGCAGGAGCATTTACCGGTGCTATGAAGGATACAAAAGGGTTATTTGAAGAAGCGAACAACGGAACGATCTTTTTGGATGAAATAGGTGAAATGGCTTTCGATTTGCAGGCGAAGTTACTGCGTATACTCGAAACCGGTGAGTTCATAAAAATAGGAGATACGCGTCCTATCAAGGTAAATGTACGTATAATAGCAGCTACCAACCGGGATTTGTCAAAGGAGATTGCCGAAGGACATTTCCGTGAAGATTTATTCTATCGTTTGTCAGTCTTTCAGATTCACCTGCCACCGCTCCGTGAACATATTGAAGACATACCACTTCATATAAAATCGTTTGTAGATTCTCTTTCAACGAAAATGGGAAAAGCGATTCAAACGATTTCGCCGGAATATATTAATATCCTGAAGCAACATAGCTGGAAAGGTAATGTGCGCGAACTCCGCAACGTAGTGGAACGCAGTTTGATTATCGCCGATGGCAATATGCTTACGCCCGACTCTCTCCCGTTGAATTTGCAACATCCTGAAATCACAAGTACCGGTTCTTATTCCGGTTTCGACTTGAGTGGAGTTGAAAAAGTGCATATCCAAAAGGTTTTGAAATACACAAATGGCAACAAAACCGAAACATCCCGTCTGTTGGGAATTGGTCTGACAACTTTGTATCGTAAGATAGAAGAATACAAATTGTAA
- a CDS encoding Crp/Fnr family transcriptional regulator, with translation MNITDIFKIPLFRNFTQKMQEDFLENLEYTLENYPKGKTIIHQGSPCQAIHVLLEGKLNVDVVDVSGVEVRVEVIQAPRTFATPHVFSEKNLFPATFSVEEDVVLMKIAKDSFFKMMHSMPLLLHNFLCVSTSCNKCTMTRLRVLSFRGIRSRYIYYLLDHLKEGEDIVDMEHNQVQLAEYFGVTRPALSKEIGKLVDSNFISISRGKVKILNKQALISLL, from the coding sequence ATGAACATAACCGATATCTTTAAAATACCGCTCTTCAGGAACTTTACGCAGAAGATGCAGGAAGACTTCCTTGAAAATCTTGAGTATACGCTGGAAAATTACCCAAAAGGAAAAACTATTATCCATCAGGGATCTCCCTGCCAGGCTATACATGTATTGCTGGAAGGTAAACTGAACGTTGATGTTGTCGATGTGTCCGGAGTAGAAGTTCGGGTAGAGGTGATCCAGGCCCCACGAACCTTTGCAACACCGCATGTCTTTTCTGAAAAGAATCTCTTTCCTGCCACATTCTCAGTGGAGGAAGATGTCGTACTGATGAAGATAGCCAAAGACTCTTTTTTTAAGATGATGCATTCAATGCCTCTATTGCTCCATAACTTCCTATGTGTAAGCACGAGTTGTAATAAATGTACTATGACTCGTCTCCGTGTCTTGTCTTTCCGTGGAATCCGCAGCCGCTATATCTATTATTTATTGGATCACCTGAAAGAGGGAGAAGATATAGTGGATATGGAACACAACCAAGTGCAGTTAGCTGAATATTTCGGTGTAACGCGGCCGGCTCTATCCAAAGAAATAGGTAAACTGGTCGATAGTAACTTTATCAGTATTTCCCGTGGAAAAGTAAAAATATTGAATAAACAAGCCTTGATCAGCCTGCTTTAG
- a CDS encoding alginate export family protein yields the protein MKTHMIVLSGLLLLGSVWMKADENETAKDKENTFSMSAQIRPRAEYRNGVLFPRSEGAEAAGFINNRARLSMNYERERLSIGLSAQHVGVWGQDPQIDKNGRFILNEAWAQLDFGYGIFAKLGRQSLIYDDERILGGLDWNVAGRYHDALKLGYENKQNKLHLILAFNQNDEKTIGGTYYADGGQPYKNMQTLWYQHTCSKAFNASFMFMNLGLEAGDQKTQKSDTKYMQLLGTNLYYTPGDWTFGGTFYYEFGKNKADRDVSAFLWALNAAYKIDSRWSVGIGSDYLSGESNASGADSKYKAFDPLYGTHHKFYGAMDYFYASGFINGLNPGLWDNQIKAAFKASPKVNLSLAYHYFSITSDILTNHEVKLDRGLGSEIDLQVDWQIMKDVKLSAGYSTMFGTSTMEVVKGGSKDSWQDWGWLSLNINPRIFMAKW from the coding sequence ATGAAAACACACATGATTGTATTGTCCGGATTACTATTACTGGGTTCGGTATGGATGAAGGCTGACGAAAATGAAACAGCTAAAGATAAGGAGAACACATTCTCCATGAGTGCCCAGATACGTCCACGGGCAGAATATCGGAATGGTGTCTTATTCCCTCGTAGTGAAGGGGCGGAAGCAGCAGGGTTTATCAATAACCGTGCCCGTCTGTCGATGAATTATGAACGCGAACGCTTGTCGATCGGTCTTTCCGCACAACATGTCGGCGTATGGGGACAAGATCCTCAGATTGATAAGAATGGACGTTTTATATTGAATGAAGCCTGGGCTCAGCTTGATTTTGGTTACGGCATTTTTGCAAAACTTGGTCGCCAATCATTGATCTATGACGACGAGCGTATTCTGGGAGGATTAGACTGGAACGTTGCTGGCCGTTATCATGATGCATTGAAACTGGGATATGAAAATAAACAGAACAAACTTCATTTGATCCTGGCCTTCAATCAGAATGATGAGAAAACGATCGGCGGAACGTACTATGCTGATGGAGGACAACCTTATAAGAACATGCAAACCCTGTGGTATCAACACACTTGCAGCAAAGCCTTCAACGCTTCTTTTATGTTCATGAACTTAGGACTGGAAGCGGGCGATCAGAAAACCCAAAAGTCTGATACAAAATACATGCAGCTATTAGGTACAAACCTGTATTATACACCGGGTGACTGGACTTTTGGCGGTACATTCTACTATGAATTCGGAAAGAATAAAGCCGACCGTGATGTCTCAGCCTTCCTTTGGGCATTAAATGCTGCTTATAAAATCGACTCTCGTTGGAGTGTTGGCATTGGAAGTGACTACTTAAGCGGTGAAAGCAATGCATCAGGAGCCGATAGCAAATACAAAGCTTTCGACCCGTTGTATGGAACTCATCATAAATTCTATGGTGCAATGGACTATTTCTATGCTTCCGGTTTTATAAATGGACTTAATCCGGGTCTGTGGGATAATCAAATAAAAGCAGCCTTTAAAGCCTCTCCGAAAGTAAACTTATCACTGGCTTATCATTATTTTTCAATTACCAGCGATATTCTAACAAATCATGAAGTAAAGTTGGATCGTGGTCTGGGTTCTGAAATCGATCTTCAGGTAGATTGGCAGATCATGAAAGATGTCAAACTATCCGCCGGATATTCAACAATGTTCGGAACTTCAACAATGGAAGTTGTTAAAGGTGGCAGCAAAGACAGTTGGCAAGACTGGGGTTGGTTGTCATTAAACATAAACCCACGCATATTTATGGCGAAATGGTGA